One part of the Trypanosoma brucei brucei TREU927 chromosome 4, complete sequence genome encodes these proteins:
- a CDS encoding phosphatidylinositol 4-phosphate 5-kinase alpha, putative (similar to Phosphatidylinositol-4-phosphate 5-kinase type II alpha (EC 2.7.1.149)(PIP5KII-alpha) (1-phosphatidylinositol-4-phosphate 5-kinase)(PtdIns(4)P-5-kinase B isoform) (Diphosphoinositide kinase). (Swiss-Prot:O70172) [Mus musculus]) — protein MPFNREILAAISFESGPLSSAEIAARRTPTEEPPKNLEVKSCDKRDEPRQNEATINLIRCMKWALGQSITSISHPAKQRPLNPKRDFSIKTKINLDVGVEKPKPGFCCSTAAATGVREQRNHHAPFYDAHGDSEEASHLDESDVESHDEVPNVPLAFVDYSPMCYRHIREFFNIDHRAYRDVLLRSRWHSTPTPGKSAAQLFFCGRDWVIKTMTHEESKFLRRILHRYYFFVLDHPYTLLPHFVGHHRLEINGEKMYIIIMQNVFVTGNTIHEKYDLKGSTVGRFATEAEKKKQTCTQKDLDINRPLHVGATRRNLLIEQMKMDCGFLNQCNIMDYSFLVGIHVLPMYEAHRPAPSTGSREYLGGAAALATSALEPSYLLGMGETMQPMALNGHPTAAADSAPTDGRCFKADQGGMMSADHPGGRREIYYIGIIDILQEYNSRKSMETLVFGMLKDRQKISAVPPKEYAARFVSFVSSIIV, from the coding sequence ATGCCGTTCAATAGAGAAATACTTGCCGCCATCTCCTTTGAATCTGGACCCCTTTCCTCAGCGGAGATAGCGGCACGTCGCACTCCTACGGAGGAACCGCCAAAGAACCTCGAAGTCAAGTCTTGCGATAAAAGAGATGAGCCGaggcaaaatgaggcgacGATTAACTTGATACGCTGTATGAAATGGGCGTTGGGGCAGAGCATCACGAGCATCTCCCATCCGGCCAAACAGCGGCCGCTAAACCCAAAGCGAGATTTCTccataaaaacaaagattAATCTGGATGTGGGGGTAGAAAAACCTAAGCCAGGTTTCTGTTGCAGCACGGCGGCGGCAACTGGTGTAAGGGAACAGCGTAACCACCATGCACCCTTTTACGATGCACATGGTGACAGTGAGGAGGCAAGTCATTTAGATGAAAGTGATGTGGAGTCCCACGATGAGGTCCCGAATGTGCCGTTAGCATTTGTGGACTACTCGCCCATGTGCTATCGTCACATTCGGGAATTTTTCAATATCGACCATAGGGCCTACCGCGATGTCCTGTTGCGAAGCCGCTGGCACAGCACACCGACACCAGGTAAGTCCGCCGCGCAACTATTCTTCTGTGGTAGGGATTGGGTGATCAAGACCATGACACACGAAGAGAGCAAGTTCTTACGGCGCATATTACATCGCtactatttttttgtgctAGACCATCCTTATACGCTCCTACCACACTTTGTCGGTCACCACCGGCTTGAAATCAACGGAGAGAAGATGTACATTATCATTATGCAGAATGTGTTCGTCACAGGAAACACAATCCATGAAAAATACGACCTGAAGGGGAGTACGGTCGGTCGTTTTGCGACTGaggcggaaaagaaaaagcagacaTGCACACAAAAGGATTTGGATATAAATCGTCCCCTTCATGTGGGCGCCACTAGGCGTAACCTTCTCATTgaacaaatgaaaatggACTGTGGATTCCTGAACCAGTGTAATATCATGGACTACTCGTTTCTTGTAGGTATTCACGTGCTTCCCATGTACGAGGCACATCGCCCAGCACCAAGCACGGGAAGCAGAGAGTACTTGGGTGGGGCAGCAGCGCTTGCAACGAGTGCACTGGAACCTTCCTATCTGTTAGGCATGGGTGAGACGATGCAACCCATGGCTTTGAATGGACATCCAACCGCGGCTGCCGACAGCGCACCAACCGACGGGCGGTGCTTCAAAGCGGATCAGGGCGGTATGATGAGCGCAGACCACCCCggtggaaggagggaaatatattatattgGGATCATTGACATATTGCAGGAGTACAATTCTCGGAAGAGTATGGAAACCCTTGTGTTCGGAATGTTGAAAGACAGGCAGAAGATATCGGCGGTGCCGCCGAAGGAATACGCAGCGCGATTCGTCAGTTTTGTCTCGTCCATTATTGTGTAA